In the Pontibacillus sp. HMF3514 genome, GAACATATCGTGATTCTAGTCGAGTCCTGTGACTCTACATTGTTTACTTTAATAATCCCTTTTTCCCATCTCAATGTAACCCCTCATATTCCCAACAGTATTTACTAACTCCCCTGTTAATGGAACCGGTTCATGACTTTTACCTTTTCATCTGCCTCAATCGTGTGTTGAGTAGCCGTTAGAATATCATCATGACTCAGTATAGATGACTCCCCTGCTAATCGATTTAAGAAATCCTCAGTAATGTTTAAGAAAGGTGAGTGTAGATTAACTTGTTTAAACTCCTCTTCATTCGTCACTTTAAGCAGCAACTCTTCTTTACTAGCAAGAGGATCACCCTCTAGACGAAGTTCAACTATCCCCTTTGTTCCTGTTACAAATATCCGACAATCTCCCCAGGTCCAACTTTTTTCTGGATTAAACCAATCCGCATATAAGTGGGCCAAAATGTTATCTTCCATTTGAATATGAAGAGATGAGGAATCATAAAAATCAGGATACTCTGGTAAAATATTTTTTGCCATATACCCATGAGCATCCAATACTTCTTTGCCTGTTAACCATCTCAATAAATCAAAATCGTGAATAAATAAATCAATCACAATACCACCACATTGTTCTTTCGAAAAATGCCATAAAGGCCTTTTTTCAGGTGTTAATCGATGTGGCTTTCTCATTGAAATGTTAATAACATCACCTAAATCTCCTTGATCTATCATTTCTTTTAACGTAAAGATAGAAGATCGAAATCTTTCAGTTAATAACATACCAACTTGAATATTTCCTCTTTTTATTACATCTTTTAACCTTTCTAACCCAACTCGATTTGTAGCAGCTGGTTTATCAAGCATCACATGCTTCCCATACTCTTCACACAATTCAATGACATCAATTTTTTTGTTGTTAATTTCAGCACAGCCAACAATTTCTATCGATTCTTCTAGTGCTTCTTCCATATCATTTAATAGCTTCACATCGTACTGTTGAGATACTGACTCGGCTAACTTTACGTTTTGTTTTTCATAAATGCCAACACATTCATGACCTAAATTAATCATTTCTTTTATGAAAATCCCTATATGTCCGTGTTGACATCCTATTATCGAAAATCTCACTTGGTCTCACTCCTTTTAAACGCATTCCTACAATCTCTTTAGTATTGAAAGCGGATTCAAAATTGTGTACAAAATCCTCAAATTAGGTTCATCCTTATAACATAACGGTTTTTCCTGTTTCTCTACTTTCATTGGCCGCTTCAATAAAGCGGATAATTTCAATTGTTTCATTCGGAGAAATAGAAGCTTGCTTTTCTTTGAAAAACGTCATCACTTCCTCCATTAAACTAGCCGTGATAGGTTTTTCACATTCTCGAATATTGACAAAGTTTGATGTCTTTTCACCATGAATGACTGCACCAAATTCTCGATTCCCTTTTCTGTTTCCTCTCACTGTTCCGATACGTCCATCCTTCCATACTCCAACTACATACTCATAATCCTCATTTGAGGTAGCTGTTACATGCTGACATCCTTGCCCCATGGTGAGATAAAGCATTTCAACAGAATGAATACCGTACCAATACAACCCAGCTTGCGTAGGTTCTAACGTTATTGGACCAAAACAATCAGCACCTATGATTGCTTCTCCTTGCTTTTCAGATAACATAACTTGTAAATTATCTAAATAACGTAAGGATGATGCGCTCATTAACGGAACTTCATACTCTTTCGCTAATTCAAACATTTTTTTTGCATGATCTGTACAAACAGCAAATGGTTTATCAATAAAAACTGGCTTCTTATAAGAAACGATTTTCTCAAATTGCTCCAGATGAATTCTGCCATCTACTGTGGTAAGTAAGATAGCATCCGTTTGCTCAGCTACTTCTTCAATGGAATTTACAATTTTAATTCCATAGTTATTTTTTAGCGTTTCTGTAATCCCCTCAACCCTTCCATAGCTACGCTCAAAATCAGGAGATCCACCTGGATACCCAATTACGACCTCTCCACCATGAACATAGTAATCTTGTTTAGAATCATTCAATAAGCTAACAAATCCCTCACAGTGAGATGTATCTAAACCGATCATTCCAATTTTTAATTTTGACATTTTCTTCTCCTCCTTTATTTTTGAATTACCCTGCTATATAAGTGGTTCTTTTAGGAATGCATGTTAAGATTCTAATAAACAATTTTTCTATTCCTCCATAGTGGTATTAGCGGACAGAGGATATATATAAAGAAAGTAGGGCTAAAGGTAAAATACCACTCCCTACACCTAAGCATCACCTGATCTTTCCAATATACTTATGAAAAAACACTCAGGGGTTCAATTGTTTTTGTTGATTGTTCTAACCTTGCTTGGTCAGCTCTGAAACCAATTAAATGGCCATAAATTGAATCTTCTAATGTTGTTGTGGATAAAGAAGGTTTTCTACCTTGCAAAACCTTCACAAAATCTTCAACCAATAATAAATCTCCCCCTCCATGAGAATCCTTAACAACATCAACAACTATACGTTCTTCTATATATTCATGCCCCTTCTTTGCATTTGGACGTCTCAAGAGATAATACCCATCCTCCATGACTCCATATATTTCACCTTTTGTCCCAATCAAATGGATTGTTCTACAAGGTTTAGAAGCACCGCCTACCATACTATGTGTCGCTGTAGAACCATCCTCGAACTCTATTAATACGGATTGATGATCGACAACATCATTATCACAATGCCATACACATCTACCGTATGGATTATCTGTTCGTAAAGATTCTAACTTCTGTTCTACGGTAGGGTTGGATATATGTTCAATAGATTTCCATGCATAAAAGGACCAAAGACCTTGCTCAATATAGTTTTTCTTTGATGAGTAAGGACAGGTTGATTCAATTTCACAGTCAACTAAACAACGCTTCCCCGCCCCATGAGGAGCCTTCTCTGGTCTGAAATGCATCAAGCTTCCAAAACTCGATACCTTTACTGGAGCTACTCCACCTTTCATCCAAGTTATAATGTCTAAATCATGACAGGATTTCGCCATTAACATCGTAGAATGACAATTCTTAAGACTATTCCATTTCCCACGAACATAAGATACAGCCATATGGTGGTAACTAACATTTTCTTCAGTTTGAATGCTGATGATATCACCTATCTCATCATTAGCTACTCTCTTTTTAATGTTCGAATAAAAAGGTGAATGTCGTAACACATGACACACCATAACCTTACGACCATATTTTTTCGCTGTATTTAGAAGACGGTTTAACTGTTTCTCATTCGTACCAATTGGTTTTTCGAGTAGCAGGTCATAACCTGCTCTTAGGATAGGAAGAGAGGTTTTAATATGAATGTCATCCATTGTACCGTTAATGACTGCATCAGCTATAGGATTTTCTTTTGCCAGTAACTCTTCTATACCCTTAAAACAATGTTCTTCTGGAATGTCATGCTCTGCTGCTGCATTAGACCTTCGTTTATCATCTGGCTCAACGACTCCAACAATTTTAAAATCCTGTGGATGCTGTAAGGCATATGATGCATAAATTAAACTCCTATGACCTGCCCCTACAATGATTGCTGTTATCAGTTTGTTCATTTATGTTCATACCCCCCTTACAAGAAGTGGATAAACAGTAATTTAAGTTAAATATTATTCATTACTTAATTAAAGTTTATGAAAGGTGTTATATATAGACAACGTCCTTTTTGTGTCTTTAAATGCGGCGAAAGCAACCTTCCTCATTAGCTAGCGTATCAATGTCCGAAAAGGGTGATTATTTCGAAAATAGATTGATGTTTCTAATCATTAAGTGATATCTTTTAAACAGTTATACTGACGCATTTTACAATATTAGGAGGTACTAAAAATGAGTGAAACCGTAATGACTCAATATTTCCATAAGATTGTGAAGCATTTAGAAAAACTCCATGAGGAAGAAGTAGAAAATGTTCAAAAAGCGGCACTGATGGTTGCTGAACAAGTGAAAGAAGACAAAATTGTATATGCCTACGGCCCAGGAGGTCATTCAAATTTAGGCTCCCAGGAAATCTTTTTTCGAGCGGGAGGTCTTATGCATTTAGGAGCTATTTTAGATGAAGGGACTCTATTAAGTAATGGCGCTCTTCGATCAATGGCAATAGAGAGAACCCCTGGTTATGGGAACATTGTCATTGAAGATAACCAATTACAAAAAGGTGATTTATTAATCTTAATTAACTCCTATGGTATTAACACTGCACTTATTGATGCAGCATTAGAAGCAAAAAAACGAGGTGTTAAACTAATTGGAGTTACTTCTGTCCAACACGCAGAACAAACACCACTTGATCATGTAGCTAGACATCCATCTAAGAAAAACCTTCATGACTTAGTTGATGTGGTACTAGATTCTAAGGTTGAAGTTGGAGATGCTGTTGTGGAGATTGAGAATTTAGATCAAAAGGTATCTGCAGTTTCTACATTTGCAAATGCTTTCTTATTAAATTCACTCGTAGCTGAAACAGTCCAACTATTAGTAAAGGAAGGAATAACACCACCTATTTGGATGAGCGGAAATGCTGCTGGAGGAGATGAACAGAATAATCAATTCATTGACCGTTTTAAAGGGAGAATAAAGTCACTATGATTCACCTTTTATCCATTTCTATAAATCTTAAAGAAGGTGAATGCTCATGACATATGCGGGTACTTCAAAAACATGTATTAATCCCACATTTCATTGTGAAATGGCAGGATTTATTGCTAGAGAAGGTTATTATGAAGGAATTCATGATGATTTATGGATGAAATCAGTAGTTCTCCAAGAGGATGACTCTAAACTAATATTACTTAGCTTAGATATAATTGGGCTTGAAGGTATAACAATTAATAAAATTAAAGATTCATTGACACATCACTTCGGAGTAGATTCAGATTCTGTTATGATCTCTACAACACACACACATGCTGGCCCGGCCACACTAGAAAACGCAAACCTGGGTTATGTTAGCCAAGAATATATAAACTATATTGTTAAAAAAGCTACTGAATGTGTGAATTTAGCACTACTGGATTTAGAAGAAGTTGAATTGAGGTATGGCAAAGGAATTTGTAGAGAAGTTGGTAAAAACCGAAGAGAAGTCACTGGAATGACAGATCCAGAGGTGTTAGTCCTTTCTGTTTATAAAGCGAATCATAATGAGTTAAAAACCGTGGTTGTAAATTATGCCTGTCATCCAACTGTGTTAGGACCAGATAACGTTCAGTTATCTGCGGACTTCCCTTATTACCTCTATCAAGCTATCGAACGAATTTATGAAGACCCTAATGTTCTATTTATAAATGGAGCAGCAGGGAATATTAATGTTGGCCATCATGCACATGATAGTATAAATGGGAAGTCATTTAATAAACGAACATTTACCGAAGCTAAACGTCATGGATACACGTTAGCTGGTGAAGTAGTAAAAGTGATTGAACAGTCGGAAAGCATTCATGACTTTTCCATTTTATACAAACAAATGAAGATGAGCATAACATTTACTGTAAATGATATGGTACAATCCATAAACAATGAGTTAAAATCACTGAAACATATCGATAAAAACAAATTAAAACTAGGACAACAAAAAATGATTCAGTTAAAGGAGAAGTGGAGTTCCATTTGGTTAAACAACACAAATGAAGATCATCAAATCCATTACTCCCTCTCTGTAGGACGAATCGGTCCCATCCTTTTTGTAACTTTGCCTGGAGAATTCTTTGTGGAATTAGGCTTGTTGGTTAAACAAGCCTTCCCTCAACACCCTGTTCTCATTTTTGGTTATACAAACGGTAGTTTAGGATACGTAGCAGATCAATCATCCTATATACACGGTGGTTATGAAATTGAGGAGGCATATCAAGCATACGGATTTCCACTCCCTATTCCTATTGGCACTGGTGAAGCTATAATAAAAAATGCTGTATCCGTACTTAAAACTATTATACGTGATTAAAAGGGCTTGAGGGATTAAGCTCTTTTTTTGATACAAGGAGGAGGATGTTTTGAAGAAAGAATATGCCTTGAAGTATGTTCATCATTATAATGAAAAGTTGTTAAACTCTTTAGAGAAATTAACTATAAACGATTTTCCTTGGAATGAACAAAGTGGGCCAGTAACAGAGGTAAGACTATGCTATACATGTTCTCACCTTCACATTCACTTTACAACCTATGAAACAAAACCTAGATCCACATATACCCAGCACAATGATCCTGTATATAAAGATAGTTGTGTCGAATTCTTCATAAAACCAAAACCATCTGAAGATGATCGTTATGTGAACATTGAGGTGAATTCGCTTGGAACTTGTTTGATCGGTATGGGGATAAGCAGAACACAGAGAACAAGGTTAAATCAAGAAATGTGTGAAAGTATTAGCATAACGCCTCAACTCGAACCTGAATGTTGGAAAATTGATATAACGATTCCATTCTCATTTTTTGAACAGTATTTTAGAGATCTGAAAATAGAAAAGGGAGCACAAATGGAAGGGAATTTTTATAAGTGTGGTGATGAAACAAAGAATCCGCATTTTGGATGTTGGAATAGAATTGAAAATAAAAATCCAGACTTTCATTTACCATCATACTTTGGAGTATTGCATTTCAATTAAATAAAGAGAACAAATGGAGAGGGAAAGTAAGAAAATAAATGCATCATACATTTATCACCTTATCCTTCTAGCCTACCCTTTTGTTCTCTTCGTTTTTACTTTTCTTAAGGTTTACGAGCAATGATTGCGGTCCAGTCTTCCATTTGGTTGGTTTCTACAATTTCAAAACCAGCCTCTTCTAAATTAGCCTTAACTTCATTTCGTTTATTCTGAATAATGCCTGATGTAATAAAATGTCCACCTGGTTTAAGTAAACGGAAAGCATCGTCTGTAAATTGAACAATTACCTCTGCTAGAATGTTGGACACAATTAGATCAGCTTCAATTTCAACGTTATTTAACAAATTATTTTGCTTAGAGTGAATTTGTTGATCAGCTTTGTTTAGCTTGGCGTTAATGGTTGTACTTTTCACAGCAACGTCATCTAAATCATAGGCATATACTTCTTTTGCGCCTAGTAAGACAGAAGCTATACTTAGCACTCCTGAACCTGCACCAACATCGATCACTGTATCATTCTCTTGTAAAATTTGTTCAATCGCTTGAATACTTAAAACAGTTGTTGGATGAGTACCCGTTCCAAATGCCATTCCTGGATCTAACTCAAGAATGATCTCGTCACTGGAGACAGGTTCGTACTCTTCCCATGTTGGTGTAATTGTAATACGCTCAGAAATTTTGACTGGCTTATAATACTTTTTCCAAGCTGTTGCCCAATCTTCTTCATTAACCTCACTGATTGTGATGTTATTGTGACCCAAGTCAATATCATGGATTAACAAGTTATTAATAGCTTGCTTAATTTCATCAACCGTTTCCCCTAAAAAACTATTAACAGGAAGGTATGCTTTTACATACACACCTTCCGTTGGATAATCTTCGGGATTTAAATCGTACATCTCACCCATGAAGGTATCTCGTTCTTTTACAAGGTCTTGTGGGTCTTCAATTACCACTCCACTTGCACCAGCTTCATGAAGGATATTTGAAATGGGTTCAATCGCTTCATTCGTTGTATGAATACACATTTCAGACCATTTCACTATGATCAACTCACTTTACTCTAATTTCTTATTCACCTTTGAAAGCACGCTTCATGCGTGAGAAAATCCCGTCACTTTGTTCTTCTGTAGGTTCATTCCCTTCGATCTCATGAAACTCTCTTAAAAGCTCTTTCTGACGATCGTTTAGGTTTGTTGGAGTAACGACGCGCATTTTGACGTGTTGATCTCCATGTCCAGTACCTCGAATACTTGGAGCACCTTTTTCTTTCAGACGGAATGTCTTACCAGCTTGTGTACCAGCAGGAACTTTAAGCTTCACTTTTCCATGAACAGTTGGTACTTCGACTTCATCACCTAGTGCTGCTTGTGCAAATGTGATAGGCATTTCACAGAAAATGTGGTTTCCTTCACGTTGGAAGAACTCGTGCGGACGAATTTGAACGACAACATAAAGGTCGCCTGCAGGTCCGCCATTCTCACCAGGTTCCCCTTGGCCAGATACACGGATTTGCTGTCCTTCGTCAATACCAGCAGGGATGGAAATGTGAATGGTTTTACGTGTCTTCACCTTACCATTTCCGCCACAAGTATTACACTTATCTTTGATAATCTTACCTGTACCTTGACAGTAATGACATACGCGACGGTTTACAACACGACCAAATGGTGTGTCCTGCTCTTGGTTAAGCTGGCCAGCACCCTTACAGTGTGAACAAGTTTCTGGTTCAGTACCTGGCTTAGCACCTGATCCGTCACAAGTATCACATGTTTCTTCTTTCGGAATTTGAATGTCGGTCTCTTTTCCGAAGATCGCTTCTTCAAAACCTAATGTCATCGTGTACTGAAGGTCTGCACCTTTACGTGGAGCGTTCGGATCGCGTCTACGACCTCCTCCACCGAAGAACATATCAAAAATGTCACCAAAGCCACCGAAGTCTTCTGCACCACCGAAACCTCCGAAGCCTTGACCGGCATTTTGACCAGCGTGACCGAATTGGTCATACTGTGCTCTCTTTTGTTGGTCACCTAGAACATCCCAAGCTTCTTGGGCTTCCTTGAACTTTTCAGATGCATTTTCTTCTTCACTGACATCTGGGTGATATTTTTTCGCTAATTTACGATACGCTTTTTTGATTTCGTCTTTAGATGCGTCTTTCGATACGCCTAAGACTTCATAATAGTCGCGTTTACTCACTGAAGATCACTCTCCCGAATCTCTACTCACATAAAGTTTATCTTAACATTGTTCAGTATTGATCTCAATATGGAATGTCATCCATCAGAGATTTTTGCATCGTTATTATTTAAAAGGTTGGTGAAAAGCATTCATCTACTAAATAATTAGAAGCTGATACCTTACCTTCATATAACTTTGGTAGGCAGTGATTCCAGCAGAAGTTGTTAATCTTCTACTGAAGGAATCACGCCTAAGACCGCCACGTCCTGTGGCAACGGCCTGGTGACCCACGTCGTGTGGGCCTAAAAAAGTCAAAGCCAAGATAATCCTGACTTTGACTTTTTGTTTTAGCTTATTCCCACATCAGCTAATACGTTCTGTGGTTTATTGTTTATTTTCGTCGTCTTTTACTTCTTCATAGTCAGCATCTTCAACGTCTTCTGCACTTTGGTCGCCTTCTGCGCCTTGTTGTGCTTCAGCTTGTTGTTGTGCTTGTTCGTACATTTTTACAGAAAGCTGTTGAACTTGCTCTTGAAGTGCGTCTTTCTTTTCGCGGATTTGCTCAAGGTCTTCGCCTTCAAGTGCTGTTTGTAGTTCTTGTTTAGCTTCTTCTGCTTTTTGTTTTTCTTCTTCCGTAACAGCTTCGCCAAGATCTTTGATCGTCTTATCTGTTGTGAAGACTAGTTGATCTGCTTCGTTGCGAAGTTCTACTTCTTCACGGCGCTTCTTGTCCGCTTCAGCATTTTCTTCCGCTTCGTTTACCATACGCTCAACTTCATCTTCGGAAAGACCAGAAGAAGACTTGATCGTGATGGATTGCTCTTTATTCGTACCCATGTCTTTCGCACTTACGTTAACGATACCGTTAGCGTCAATGTCAAATTTAACTTCGATTTGTGGTACGCCACGTGGTGCTGGTGGGATATCAGTTAATTGGAAACGGCCAAGTGTTTTGTTGTCTTGTGCCATTTCACGCTCACCCTGAAGTACGTGAATATCAACAGCTGTTTGGTTGTCAGCAGCAG is a window encoding:
- a CDS encoding Gfo/Idh/MocA family protein, with translation MRFSIIGCQHGHIGIFIKEMINLGHECVGIYEKQNVKLAESVSQQYDVKLLNDMEEALEESIEIVGCAEINNKKIDVIELCEEYGKHVMLDKPAATNRVGLERLKDVIKRGNIQVGMLLTERFRSSIFTLKEMIDQGDLGDVINISMRKPHRLTPEKRPLWHFSKEQCGGIVIDLFIHDFDLLRWLTGKEVLDAHGYMAKNILPEYPDFYDSSSLHIQMEDNILAHLYADWFNPEKSWTWGDCRIFVTGTKGIVELRLEGDPLASKEELLLKVTNEEEFKQVNLHSPFLNITEDFLNRLAGESSILSHDDILTATQHTIEADEKVKVMNRFH
- a CDS encoding Gfo/Idh/MocA family protein produces the protein MSKLKIGMIGLDTSHCEGFVSLLNDSKQDYYVHGGEVVIGYPGGSPDFERSYGRVEGITETLKNNYGIKIVNSIEEVAEQTDAILLTTVDGRIHLEQFEKIVSYKKPVFIDKPFAVCTDHAKKMFELAKEYEVPLMSASSLRYLDNLQVMLSEKQGEAIIGADCFGPITLEPTQAGLYWYGIHSVEMLYLTMGQGCQHVTATSNEDYEYVVGVWKDGRIGTVRGNRKGNREFGAVIHGEKTSNFVNIRECEKPITASLMEEVMTFFKEKQASISPNETIEIIRFIEAANESRETGKTVML
- a CDS encoding Gfo/Idh/MocA family protein, which produces MNKLITAIIVGAGHRSLIYASYALQHPQDFKIVGVVEPDDKRRSNAAAEHDIPEEHCFKGIEELLAKENPIADAVINGTMDDIHIKTSLPILRAGYDLLLEKPIGTNEKQLNRLLNTAKKYGRKVMVCHVLRHSPFYSNIKKRVANDEIGDIISIQTEENVSYHHMAVSYVRGKWNSLKNCHSTMLMAKSCHDLDIITWMKGGVAPVKVSSFGSLMHFRPEKAPHGAGKRCLVDCEIESTCPYSSKKNYIEQGLWSFYAWKSIEHISNPTVEQKLESLRTDNPYGRCVWHCDNDVVDHQSVLIEFEDGSTATHSMVGGASKPCRTIHLIGTKGEIYGVMEDGYYLLRRPNAKKGHEYIEERIVVDVVKDSHGGGDLLLVEDFVKVLQGRKPSLSTTTLEDSIYGHLIGFRADQARLEQSTKTIEPLSVFS
- a CDS encoding sugar isomerase domain-containing protein, whose protein sequence is MSETVMTQYFHKIVKHLEKLHEEEVENVQKAALMVAEQVKEDKIVYAYGPGGHSNLGSQEIFFRAGGLMHLGAILDEGTLLSNGALRSMAIERTPGYGNIVIEDNQLQKGDLLILINSYGINTALIDAALEAKKRGVKLIGVTSVQHAEQTPLDHVARHPSKKNLHDLVDVVLDSKVEVGDAVVEIENLDQKVSAVSTFANAFLLNSLVAETVQLLVKEGITPPIWMSGNAAGGDEQNNQFIDRFKGRIKSL
- a CDS encoding neutral/alkaline non-lysosomal ceramidase N-terminal domain-containing protein yields the protein MTYAGTSKTCINPTFHCEMAGFIAREGYYEGIHDDLWMKSVVLQEDDSKLILLSLDIIGLEGITINKIKDSLTHHFGVDSDSVMISTTHTHAGPATLENANLGYVSQEYINYIVKKATECVNLALLDLEEVELRYGKGICREVGKNRREVTGMTDPEVLVLSVYKANHNELKTVVVNYACHPTVLGPDNVQLSADFPYYLYQAIERIYEDPNVLFINGAAGNINVGHHAHDSINGKSFNKRTFTEAKRHGYTLAGEVVKVIEQSESIHDFSILYKQMKMSITFTVNDMVQSINNELKSLKHIDKNKLKLGQQKMIQLKEKWSSIWLNNTNEDHQIHYSLSVGRIGPILFVTLPGEFFVELGLLVKQAFPQHPVLIFGYTNGSLGYVADQSSYIHGGYEIEEAYQAYGFPLPIPIGTGEAIIKNAVSVLKTIIRD
- a CDS encoding carbohydrate-binding family 9-like protein, with protein sequence MKKEYALKYVHHYNEKLLNSLEKLTINDFPWNEQSGPVTEVRLCYTCSHLHIHFTTYETKPRSTYTQHNDPVYKDSCVEFFIKPKPSEDDRYVNIEVNSLGTCLIGMGISRTQRTRLNQEMCESISITPQLEPECWKIDITIPFSFFEQYFRDLKIEKGAQMEGNFYKCGDETKNPHFGCWNRIENKNPDFHLPSYFGVLHFN
- the prmA gene encoding 50S ribosomal protein L11 methyltransferase yields the protein MKWSEMCIHTTNEAIEPISNILHEAGASGVVIEDPQDLVKERDTFMGEMYDLNPEDYPTEGVYVKAYLPVNSFLGETVDEIKQAINNLLIHDIDLGHNNITISEVNEEDWATAWKKYYKPVKISERITITPTWEEYEPVSSDEIILELDPGMAFGTGTHPTTVLSIQAIEQILQENDTVIDVGAGSGVLSIASVLLGAKEVYAYDLDDVAVKSTTINAKLNKADQQIHSKQNNLLNNVEIEADLIVSNILAEVIVQFTDDAFRLLKPGGHFITSGIIQNKRNEVKANLEEAGFEIVETNQMEDWTAIIARKP
- the dnaJ gene encoding molecular chaperone DnaJ, whose protein sequence is MSKRDYYEVLGVSKDASKDEIKKAYRKLAKKYHPDVSEEENASEKFKEAQEAWDVLGDQQKRAQYDQFGHAGQNAGQGFGGFGGAEDFGGFGDIFDMFFGGGGRRRDPNAPRKGADLQYTMTLGFEEAIFGKETDIQIPKEETCDTCDGSGAKPGTEPETCSHCKGAGQLNQEQDTPFGRVVNRRVCHYCQGTGKIIKDKCNTCGGNGKVKTRKTIHISIPAGIDEGQQIRVSGQGEPGENGGPAGDLYVVVQIRPHEFFQREGNHIFCEMPITFAQAALGDEVEVPTVHGKVKLKVPAGTQAGKTFRLKEKGAPSIRGTGHGDQHVKMRVVTPTNLNDRQKELLREFHEIEGNEPTEEQSDGIFSRMKRAFKGE